A single genomic interval of Chitinophaga sp. 180180018-3 harbors:
- a CDS encoding thioredoxin domain-containing protein — MPNLIPPVNVLDHIWGSSDATIEVVEYGDFQCPYCQEAFFIVKKLWERFQGQLRFVFRNFPMSETHEYAMDAALAAESAGRQHKFWEMYEALFSRQADLNEELILKLAADLTLDLRQFSEDMEDPRLLSRVEADFESGVRSGVNSTPAFYLNGNRYNGDFHVLATILEP, encoded by the coding sequence ATGCCAAACCTTATTCCTCCGGTGAATGTACTGGATCATATCTGGGGGAGCTCAGATGCAACGATAGAAGTAGTTGAATATGGCGATTTTCAATGCCCTTATTGCCAGGAGGCCTTTTTTATTGTGAAGAAATTATGGGAACGTTTTCAGGGGCAGCTGCGATTTGTGTTCCGGAATTTTCCTATGTCGGAAACACATGAATATGCAATGGATGCTGCATTGGCAGCTGAATCTGCCGGGAGGCAACATAAGTTCTGGGAGATGTATGAGGCGCTCTTCAGCCGCCAGGCAGATCTGAATGAAGAACTGATTCTGAAACTGGCGGCCGACCTAACACTGGATTTGCGGCAATTTTCTGAAGATATGGAAGATCCGCGGCTACTCAGCAGGGTGGAAGCCGATTTTGAAAGTGGTGTCCGGAGTGGCGTAAATAGTACGCCCGCTTTTTATCTGAACGGAAACCGTTACAACGGCGACTTCCACGTACTGGCTACCATACTGGAGCCCTGA
- a CDS encoding M56 family metallopeptidase, whose amino-acid sequence MVPAILIYLLKANIALTLFYLAYRFGLRRLTFYTLNRLFLLVGIAFSSLFPLIPINAFVARHEMAGTVMTYVPDLSSWEAPAPEFTVWTVLVYIFWTGVSVMAIRFLIQLLSLWRLHRKSVPGQIHQTPVKLLKTELSPFSFFRNIYINPSLHLPEELRAILWHEAVHVIQWHSVDVILGEINNIFYWFNPGAWLMKTAIRENLEFITDRYLLTQGVDKTAYQYNLIKVSGIPYATAIANNFNFSHLKNRIIMMNSKKSSGYQLVRYLVLGALAGGLVLTLNYTRASVVLKAAVVTKDSLPNEKESSAQLAPPVVDVLTFTQDKAAKKNQQTRHAVKIHDGANPVYVIDGVLASKEAMEHYQGKDQIDQINVVKNPSPDQLIEYGKQANNGIIFVRLKHRGPEPITVVGMRAGKPVTMTGTTTISGNTGSIVSGGSSTLFGGDATTKIPDDVLVIVDGAVSSMNELSSIPKENLVAINVLKDESARAIYGERGRNGVILVTTKAGKSSIKEARSASDSSNVITIKTR is encoded by the coding sequence ATGGTACCTGCTATTTTAATCTACCTGTTAAAAGCGAACATCGCGCTCACGCTGTTTTATCTGGCGTACCGCTTTGGTTTGCGCAGGTTAACCTTTTATACTTTAAACAGGTTGTTTCTGCTTGTCGGGATTGCATTTTCCTCCCTGTTTCCGCTGATTCCCATTAACGCTTTTGTAGCGCGGCATGAAATGGCGGGAACCGTGATGACTTACGTGCCGGATTTATCCAGTTGGGAGGCGCCGGCGCCTGAATTTACGGTGTGGACGGTGCTGGTATATATTTTCTGGACGGGGGTATCGGTAATGGCTATACGTTTTTTAATACAGTTGTTATCGTTATGGAGGCTGCACCGGAAGTCGGTTCCCGGGCAAATCCATCAGACGCCGGTGAAGCTGCTGAAAACTGAGCTGAGTCCGTTTTCGTTCTTCCGTAATATTTATATCAATCCGTCGTTGCATTTGCCCGAAGAGTTGCGGGCTATCCTGTGGCATGAAGCGGTACATGTGATACAATGGCACAGTGTTGATGTGATATTAGGTGAGATCAACAATATTTTCTATTGGTTTAATCCTGGTGCATGGCTGATGAAAACTGCCATCCGCGAGAACCTGGAGTTTATAACAGACAGGTATCTGTTAACGCAGGGAGTGGATAAAACCGCTTATCAATACAATCTGATCAAAGTTAGTGGGATCCCATATGCGACGGCCATCGCAAACAATTTCAATTTCTCACATCTAAAAAACAGGATCATCATGATGAACAGTAAAAAGTCATCAGGCTATCAGCTGGTGCGTTATCTTGTTCTCGGAGCACTGGCAGGCGGACTGGTGCTGACGCTGAACTACACCAGGGCATCGGTGGTGTTGAAAGCCGCCGTTGTAACAAAAGATTCTCTGCCCAATGAAAAAGAGAGCAGTGCACAATTAGCGCCTCCCGTTGTTGACGTGCTGACGTTTACTCAGGACAAAGCGGCTAAGAAAAATCAGCAAACACGGCATGCCGTGAAGATACACGATGGCGCAAACCCGGTATACGTGATCGATGGTGTACTGGCCAGTAAGGAGGCAATGGAGCATTACCAGGGAAAAGACCAGATCGATCAGATCAATGTCGTGAAAAATCCTTCTCCTGATCAGCTGATAGAGTATGGCAAACAGGCGAATAACGGTATCATCTTCGTGAGGTTAAAGCACAGGGGGCCCGAGCCGATAACCGTAGTTGGCATGCGAGCCGGCAAACCCGTTACCATGACTGGTACCACAACGATCAGCGGCAACACCGGCAGCATTGTATCAGGCGGATCTTCCACCCTGTTCGGTGGCGATGCCACGACGAAAATCCCTGATGATGTACTGGTAATAGTTGACGGCGCTGTGTCTTCCATGAATGAATTGAGTAGTATCCCGAAAGAAAATCTGGTAGCGATAAACGTGCTGAAAGATGAATCTGCAAGGGCTATCTATGGTGAACGTGGCAGGAATGGGGTGATACTTGTTACTACCAAAGCAGGAAAAAGCTCCATTAAAGAAGCCAGATCAGCTTCCGACAGTAGTAACGTTATAACTATCAAAACCCGGTAA
- a CDS encoding BlaI/MecI/CopY family transcriptional regulator: protein MEKLTLQEETAMQAIWKAGKGFVKDFLEVHIAPAPPYTTLASTIKNLEKKGFVESRKIGNVYEYTPLIEEEAYKRKFMSGFVKNYFENSYKELVSFFAKEKKISPDELKEIIKMIEKGKQ, encoded by the coding sequence ATGGAAAAGCTGACCCTGCAGGAAGAAACTGCTATGCAAGCTATCTGGAAAGCGGGAAAGGGTTTTGTGAAAGATTTCCTGGAAGTACACATTGCACCCGCTCCGCCTTATACGACGCTGGCTTCCACTATTAAGAACCTGGAAAAAAAAGGGTTTGTGGAAAGTCGTAAGATTGGTAACGTATATGAATATACGCCGCTGATTGAAGAAGAAGCATATAAACGGAAGTTCATGAGCGGATTTGTGAAGAACTATTTTGAGAACTCCTATAAAGAACTGGTATCTTTTTTTGCGAAAGAAAAGAAAATCAGTCCTGATGAACTGAAAGAGATCATTAAGATGATCGAAAAAGGTAAACAGTAA
- a CDS encoding TlpA disulfide reductase family protein, with protein MKRTFAGIFLLVPAVLFAQEKKSAAGKPYTIQGTITQQHNPATVYLRMRKGGENFADTAQVKDGKFTFNGTLEEPGLASLMLVQKGAEKPVSMGRDMLAIFLDKGNISINTTDSISKATVAGSGANDDYKKLNEQLKDVNEKGADLQKRYRELSKNKDEEGLKKLETEYDALDAEEKKIEQDFFLKNTNSPIAMFLLNQIAGYDIKPADVTPLYKKLGKDARRSPSGKEFAKRLESARKTAIGQPALEFSQNDAAGKSISLSSFRGKYVLVDFWASWCGPCRAENPNVVKAYDKFKSKGFEILGVSLDDKKEKWVAAVEADKLTWTHVSDLKGWKNAAADLYGVRAIPQNVLVDPKGRIVARNLRGEELESKLTEILK; from the coding sequence ATGAAGAGAACATTTGCGGGTATATTCCTCCTTGTGCCAGCAGTATTATTTGCCCAGGAAAAGAAGAGTGCGGCAGGTAAGCCTTATACCATACAGGGAACTATCACACAGCAGCATAATCCTGCTACTGTTTATCTCAGAATGCGCAAGGGTGGCGAAAACTTTGCAGATACCGCTCAGGTAAAAGATGGTAAATTCACTTTTAACGGAACATTGGAAGAACCAGGACTGGCAAGTCTGATGCTGGTGCAGAAAGGCGCTGAAAAGCCTGTTTCCATGGGGCGTGATATGCTGGCCATCTTCCTCGATAAGGGCAATATTTCCATCAATACTACTGATTCTATCAGCAAGGCCACTGTAGCGGGTTCTGGAGCAAATGATGATTATAAGAAGCTGAACGAGCAGCTGAAAGATGTGAATGAAAAAGGTGCCGACTTGCAAAAACGCTACCGGGAGCTTTCCAAAAACAAAGATGAGGAAGGCCTGAAGAAGCTGGAAACAGAATATGATGCGCTGGATGCGGAAGAAAAGAAGATCGAACAGGACTTCTTCCTGAAAAATACAAATTCACCGATCGCAATGTTCCTGTTGAACCAGATCGCCGGTTATGATATCAAACCTGCCGACGTTACACCGCTTTACAAAAAACTGGGCAAAGATGCCCGTCGTTCCCCATCCGGTAAGGAGTTCGCAAAAAGACTGGAATCGGCCCGTAAAACAGCCATAGGCCAGCCTGCGCTGGAATTCTCGCAAAACGACGCAGCCGGTAAGAGCATCAGCTTATCTTCATTCCGCGGAAAATACGTATTGGTCGATTTCTGGGCCAGCTGGTGTGGTCCCTGCCGTGCAGAGAACCCTAACGTGGTAAAAGCTTACGATAAATTCAAATCCAAAGGCTTCGAAATACTGGGTGTTTCTCTCGACGATAAGAAGGAAAAATGGGTGGCAGCTGTTGAAGCGGATAAACTCACCTGGACACATGTTTCCGATCTGAAAGGCTGGAAAAATGCAGCTGCCGATTTATACGGCGTAAGAGCCATTCCCCAGAATGTACTCGTAGATCCCAAAGGAAGGATTGTTGCCAGGAACCTGAGAGGTGAAGAGCTGGAATCGAAACTGACGGAAATACTGAAATAA
- a CDS encoding AhpC/TSA family protein — MKYVFLLATAALMAVGVNAQQVSGIVKGGNGKTIYLFDDQDNNPDDSVVIKNEQFSFRVKSGKEPSVYALIMKDVNYPMLFVTGGNEPIHFATSVATYPIAATVKGNDNTQAMQQYQKAFEPLIKRAQELNTEARGINPEDEPAKTAFRKKADVFSSDVVNTGKAFIKSHPRNIASIWLLMNELRSRLEPEEFQQLFTSLDKPIQESQYGKSVTAYIRSLKANGVNVPADDFSQEDVKGQPVKLSSFRGKYVLVDFWASWCGPCRQENPNVVKAYNKYKGKNFTILGVSLDDNRDRWMRAISQDGLTWIQVSDLRGWGNEVAVQYGIQSIPSNFLVDPDGKIIARNLRGEELEAKLEQLLK, encoded by the coding sequence ATGAAATATGTTTTCCTGCTTGCCACAGCTGCATTAATGGCTGTGGGTGTGAACGCCCAGCAGGTATCGGGCATTGTGAAAGGGGGCAATGGTAAAACCATTTATCTTTTTGACGACCAGGATAATAATCCGGATGATTCAGTAGTGATAAAGAACGAGCAGTTCAGTTTTCGGGTGAAAAGCGGGAAGGAACCGTCGGTTTACGCGTTGATTATGAAAGATGTGAACTATCCTATGCTGTTCGTTACCGGAGGCAATGAGCCCATTCACTTTGCCACTTCAGTGGCCACTTATCCCATTGCAGCCACTGTAAAGGGGAATGACAATACGCAGGCCATGCAGCAATATCAGAAAGCATTTGAGCCGCTTATCAAAAGGGCTCAGGAGCTGAATACAGAAGCCAGGGGAATCAATCCGGAAGATGAGCCGGCAAAAACAGCTTTCCGCAAGAAAGCCGACGTATTCAGCAGTGATGTGGTGAATACCGGAAAAGCGTTTATCAAATCGCACCCCCGGAATATTGCCAGCATCTGGCTGTTAATGAACGAGCTGCGTAGCAGATTGGAGCCGGAAGAATTCCAGCAGTTGTTTACATCTCTCGATAAGCCTATACAGGAAAGCCAGTATGGTAAGTCGGTAACGGCCTATATCAGGAGCCTGAAAGCGAATGGCGTTAATGTACCTGCGGATGATTTTTCCCAGGAAGATGTAAAAGGGCAACCGGTAAAATTATCTTCATTCCGTGGAAAATATGTGCTGGTCGACTTCTGGGCCAGCTGGTGCGGTCCCTGCCGCCAGGAAAACCCGAATGTGGTAAAAGCGTATAACAAATATAAAGGCAAGAATTTCACCATCCTCGGTGTATCCCTGGACGATAACCGCGATCGCTGGATGCGTGCTATCAGTCAGGACGGTCTTACCTGGATCCAGGTATCCGACCTGAGAGGCTGGGGCAACGAAGTGGCCGTTCAGTACGGTATACAGTCCATCCCATCCAACTTCCTCGTGGATCCGGATGGTAAGATCATCGCCCGGAACCTGCGGGGCGAAGAGCTGGAAGCAAAGCTGGAACAGTTGTTGAAATAG
- the hisIE gene encoding bifunctional phosphoribosyl-AMP cyclohydrolase/phosphoribosyl-ATP diphosphatase HisIE, which produces MQIDFQKSPDGLVPAIIQDSVTNKVLMLGYMNRESLDKTMEEGKVTFFSRSKQRLWTKGEESGNFLFVKDLRVDCDQDTLLIKVSPVGPVCHTGADTCWDEQNQSNDFLNALENIITDRKNNPSDKSYTASLFARGINKIAQKVGEEAVEVVIEAKDNNDELFLNESADLLFHYLILLQAKGFQLSDVITVLKQRHK; this is translated from the coding sequence ATGCAAATAGATTTTCAAAAGTCGCCCGATGGCCTGGTTCCGGCAATTATACAGGATTCCGTTACCAACAAAGTGCTGATGCTCGGTTATATGAACCGGGAATCGCTCGACAAAACCATGGAAGAAGGGAAAGTGACTTTTTTCAGCCGTTCAAAGCAACGTCTGTGGACAAAAGGCGAGGAAAGCGGCAATTTCCTTTTCGTAAAAGACCTCCGGGTAGATTGCGACCAGGATACGCTGCTCATCAAGGTAAGTCCTGTTGGACCGGTATGCCATACCGGTGCAGATACCTGCTGGGATGAGCAAAACCAAAGCAATGATTTCCTGAATGCCCTGGAAAATATTATCACCGACCGGAAGAATAATCCTTCCGACAAGTCTTATACTGCCAGCCTGTTTGCCCGTGGCATCAATAAGATCGCGCAGAAAGTAGGAGAGGAAGCAGTAGAAGTAGTGATTGAAGCCAAAGACAACAACGATGAGCTTTTCCTCAATGAATCGGCGGATTTGCTGTTTCATTATCTGATTCTGCTGCAGGCTAAGGGCTTTCAGCTGTCAGATGTTATTACCGTGTTAAAACAACGCCACAAGTAA
- the hisF gene encoding imidazole glycerol phosphate synthase subunit HisF codes for MLTKRIIPCLDIKDGRTVKGINFENIRDAGDPVELGALYAAQGADELVFLDITATNERRKTLAELVTQIARHVNIPFTVGGGIASVEDVYTLLQSGADKISVNTSAFRDPSLVNRLALEFGSQCIVLAIDTRFEEGDWYVYLNGGRVKTDKKAFDWAKEAVDRGAGEILLTSMNNDGTKKGFALDITGQLSQHLNVPVIASGGAGTMEHFVDVFENAQADAALAASIFHYKEIEIPALKTFLYNRGVNVRF; via the coding sequence ATGCTCACCAAACGCATTATACCATGCCTGGATATTAAAGACGGAAGAACCGTTAAAGGCATCAATTTTGAAAATATCCGTGATGCCGGCGATCCGGTGGAACTGGGCGCGCTATATGCCGCACAGGGCGCCGATGAACTGGTATTCCTCGATATCACCGCAACCAACGAACGAAGGAAAACGCTGGCAGAACTGGTTACCCAGATCGCGCGTCATGTGAACATCCCGTTTACGGTGGGTGGTGGCATTGCTTCCGTAGAAGATGTATATACGCTGTTGCAATCCGGCGCTGATAAAATCTCCGTAAATACTTCTGCCTTCAGGGACCCTTCACTGGTAAACCGGCTGGCACTGGAATTCGGCAGCCAATGCATAGTGCTGGCGATCGATACCCGTTTCGAAGAAGGCGACTGGTACGTATACCTGAACGGAGGCCGTGTGAAAACAGATAAGAAAGCATTCGACTGGGCGAAGGAAGCGGTAGACCGTGGTGCGGGAGAAATTCTGCTCACCTCCATGAACAACGACGGTACTAAAAAAGGCTTTGCGCTGGATATCACCGGCCAGCTGTCGCAGCACCTGAATGTACCGGTGATCGCTTCCGGGGGCGCAGGTACCATGGAGCATTTCGTGGATGTTTTCGAAAATGCGCAGGCAGATGCAGCCCTGGCGGCCAGCATCTTCCACTATAAGGAAATAGAAATACCGGCACTTAAAACCTTTCTCTACAACAGAGGGGTGAATGTAAGATTTTAG
- the hisA gene encoding 1-(5-phosphoribosyl)-5-[(5-phosphoribosylamino)methylideneamino]imidazole-4-carboxamide isomerase, which translates to MNIRRINADDTLQLRRDVLYPNRTLAEMKMDHDADGLHYGVFDQDQPVTVVSLFPGQESAQFRKLATAPAAQGKGFGKAVLAHLADFCRKHHIGLLWCNARDTAVSFYDQLGYTPVGDFFIKDGITFLKMELRLDQQDMTAKRFEIIPAIDIIDGKCVRLTQGDYSQKKVYNEHPLEVAKEFEAIGIRRLHLVDLDGAKKGAVVNWKVLEQIAGKTGLVTDFGGGIKTGKDLDIVFESGAALATIGSVAVKQPELFFSWVKQYGADKIFLGADVKEEKIAVGGWLETTSLSVFDFLESNIAAGVTNIFCTDIAKDGLLQGPSLDLYKKITERFAGINFVASGGVSNISDVAALQETGCSGAIIGKAIYEGNISLEALKKFL; encoded by the coding sequence ATGAATATACGCCGTATCAACGCGGATGATACCCTGCAGCTGCGCCGGGATGTGCTGTATCCTAATCGTACTCTCGCTGAGATGAAAATGGATCATGACGCGGACGGACTGCATTACGGAGTATTTGATCAGGATCAGCCGGTAACTGTTGTATCCCTTTTCCCGGGGCAGGAAAGTGCCCAGTTCCGCAAACTGGCTACCGCACCGGCGGCACAGGGAAAAGGCTTTGGCAAAGCCGTGCTGGCGCATCTGGCGGATTTCTGCAGGAAACACCACATCGGTCTGCTATGGTGTAATGCACGCGATACCGCTGTGAGCTTTTACGACCAGCTGGGCTATACTCCGGTGGGAGATTTTTTTATTAAAGATGGCATTACTTTCCTGAAAATGGAATTACGTCTCGATCAACAAGATATGACTGCAAAACGTTTTGAAATAATACCAGCCATCGATATCATCGATGGTAAATGTGTAAGGCTTACCCAGGGCGATTACAGCCAGAAGAAGGTCTACAACGAGCATCCGCTGGAAGTGGCAAAGGAGTTTGAGGCAATCGGGATACGCCGCCTGCACCTGGTAGACCTGGACGGCGCTAAGAAAGGGGCCGTGGTAAACTGGAAAGTGCTGGAGCAAATCGCCGGGAAAACCGGTCTGGTGACCGATTTTGGCGGAGGAATTAAAACCGGCAAAGACCTGGACATCGTATTTGAAAGCGGCGCGGCACTGGCTACCATCGGAAGTGTGGCGGTGAAACAGCCGGAGTTATTTTTCAGCTGGGTAAAACAATACGGAGCTGATAAAATATTCCTGGGTGCCGATGTAAAGGAAGAAAAGATAGCAGTAGGCGGCTGGCTGGAAACCACCTCTCTGTCGGTATTTGATTTCCTCGAAAGTAATATTGCAGCAGGGGTGACCAATATCTTCTGTACTGATATTGCCAAAGATGGCCTGTTACAGGGCCCTTCCCTGGATTTATATAAAAAGATTACAGAACGCTTTGCAGGCATTAACTTTGTGGCCAGCGGAGGTGTCAGCAACATCAGTGATGTGGCCGCCCTGCAGGAAACAGGCTGCAGCGGAGCTATTATCGGTAAGGCTATCTATGAGGGGAACATCTCTCTGGAAGCATTAAAAAAATTCCTGTAA
- the hisH gene encoding imidazole glycerol phosphate synthase subunit HisH translates to MKTAIIKYNAGNIRSVQFALERLGVNGIVTDDHEEIRSADKVIFPGVGEASTAMQYLKERRLDQVIRELKQPVLGVCLGMQLMCKHSEENDTDCLGIFDIPVKRFQSPVENLLKIPQIGWNNISGLHSVMFAHVPENAYMYFVHSYYAALGADTVAISNYVINYSAALQKDNFYAVQFHPEKSAEAGARIIDNFLKL, encoded by the coding sequence ATGAAAACAGCCATTATAAAATATAACGCCGGTAATATCCGCTCAGTGCAGTTTGCATTGGAACGATTGGGCGTGAACGGCATTGTTACAGATGATCATGAGGAGATCAGGTCGGCCGACAAGGTGATATTTCCTGGTGTGGGAGAAGCCAGTACGGCTATGCAGTACCTGAAAGAGCGCAGGCTGGATCAGGTTATCCGGGAGCTGAAACAGCCGGTGCTGGGGGTTTGCCTGGGGATGCAGCTGATGTGCAAACATTCAGAAGAGAATGATACCGACTGCCTGGGGATATTCGACATACCGGTGAAACGTTTTCAATCGCCCGTGGAAAATCTGTTGAAAATACCGCAGATAGGCTGGAACAATATCTCTGGCTTACACAGTGTCATGTTTGCCCATGTGCCGGAAAATGCCTACATGTACTTTGTGCACAGCTATTATGCTGCATTGGGTGCCGATACGGTAGCGATCTCCAATTATGTGATCAATTACAGTGCGGCGCTGCAAAAGGATAATTTCTATGCCGTGCAGTTTCACCCGGAAAAATCCGCGGAAGCGGGCGCCCGCATTATTGACAACTTTTTGAAGCTTTAA
- the trpA gene encoding tryptophan synthase subunit alpha encodes MQNRIDQLFARKQHGVLNIYCTAGFPELNDTLPVMTALQKHGADLIELGMPFSDPLADGPVIQDSSTRALKNGMSLHKLFEQLKGFRNSIQVPVVLMGYLNPVLTFGIEAFCAKCAEVGVDGVIVPDLPMAEYEQEYRSVFEQYNLHLIFLVTPETSDERIHKIDGLSKGFLYAVSSSSTTGKDKDMKDQQAYFKRLESLKLKNPVLIGFGIKDKVTFEAATAHANGAIIGTAFIRAIENSHNIDETVKTFISGIIQ; translated from the coding sequence ATGCAAAATCGTATTGATCAACTGTTTGCCAGAAAGCAACACGGCGTTTTAAATATATACTGCACAGCGGGTTTCCCGGAATTAAACGATACATTGCCGGTAATGACCGCATTGCAAAAACATGGCGCTGACCTGATAGAGCTGGGAATGCCATTCTCCGATCCTTTGGCCGATGGCCCTGTGATCCAGGACAGCAGCACCCGTGCGCTGAAAAATGGAATGAGCCTGCATAAATTGTTCGAGCAGTTGAAAGGGTTCCGCAACTCCATACAGGTGCCGGTGGTGCTGATGGGCTATCTGAACCCGGTGCTGACTTTCGGAATAGAAGCTTTTTGTGCTAAATGCGCTGAAGTAGGTGTAGATGGCGTGATTGTACCAGATCTTCCGATGGCAGAATATGAGCAGGAATACCGGTCTGTATTTGAGCAATATAACCTGCATCTCATTTTCCTGGTGACGCCCGAAACGAGCGATGAGCGCATACATAAAATTGACGGCCTGAGCAAAGGATTCCTGTATGCGGTATCTTCTTCCTCCACTACTGGTAAGGATAAGGATATGAAAGATCAGCAGGCTTATTTCAAACGACTGGAATCCCTGAAGCTCAAAAATCCGGTATTGATTGGATTCGGTATCAAGGATAAAGTTACTTTTGAGGCGGCTACAGCTCACGCTAACGGCGCTATTATAGGAACTGCCTTTATCAGGGCTATAGAGAACAGCCATAATATTGATGAAACGGTAAAGACGTTTATCTCAGGAATAATTCAGTAG
- the trpB gene encoding tryptophan synthase subunit beta, with the protein MDIAINTGNSRYQVDKNGYYGRFGGAYIPEMLYPNVHELQSRYMEILSDPSFQQEFEALLKDYVGRPSPLYFATRLSEKYKAQIYLKREDLNHTGAHKVNNTIGQILLAKRLGKRRIIAETGAGQHGVATATVCALMGMECVVYMGSIDIERQAPNVARMKMLGATVVPALSGSRTLKDATNEAIRDWINNPVDTHYILGTAAGPHPYPDMVARFQSVISEEIKQQLLAKTGSEHPDYVVACIGGGSNAAGAFFHYLDEEDVKLIAVEAGGKGVHSGFSAATTQLGTLGIIHAAKTLLMQTDDGQIIEPHSISAGLDYPGIGPMHAHLYESGRAEFLSATDDEALAAGYELSRLEGIIPAMESAHALAKLKDLPLNTDDVVVVCLSGRGDKDLSTYIRHMEK; encoded by the coding sequence ATGGATATTGCAATCAATACCGGTAATTCCAGGTATCAGGTGGATAAGAATGGCTATTATGGCAGGTTTGGCGGAGCTTATATTCCGGAGATGTTGTATCCCAATGTACACGAGCTGCAATCGCGCTACATGGAGATACTCAGTGATCCGTCGTTCCAGCAGGAGTTTGAAGCGTTATTGAAGGATTATGTAGGACGGCCTTCCCCTTTATATTTTGCGACACGCCTTTCTGAAAAATACAAGGCGCAGATTTATCTCAAGCGGGAAGATCTCAATCATACCGGTGCACACAAAGTGAATAATACCATCGGTCAGATTTTGCTGGCGAAACGGTTGGGCAAACGACGCATTATTGCGGAAACCGGTGCCGGTCAGCATGGCGTGGCTACTGCCACTGTTTGCGCGTTGATGGGCATGGAATGCGTGGTGTATATGGGTAGTATCGATATAGAAAGGCAGGCGCCTAATGTGGCCCGTATGAAGATGCTGGGCGCCACGGTAGTACCGGCGCTTAGTGGAAGCCGCACGCTGAAAGATGCTACCAACGAAGCGATACGCGACTGGATCAACAATCCGGTAGATACGCATTACATCCTGGGAACTGCTGCAGGTCCGCATCCTTACCCGGATATGGTGGCCCGTTTCCAGTCGGTAATCAGCGAAGAAATCAAACAACAACTGCTGGCTAAAACCGGTAGCGAGCATCCTGATTATGTAGTAGCCTGTATTGGCGGGGGCAGCAATGCCGCCGGTGCTTTTTTCCATTACCTGGATGAAGAAGATGTGAAACTGATAGCAGTAGAAGCCGGCGGAAAAGGTGTGCACAGCGGATTTTCCGCGGCTACCACGCAGCTGGGCACACTGGGCATCATACACGCGGCCAAAACGCTGCTCATGCAAACAGACGATGGCCAGATCATAGAGCCACATTCCATTTCTGCCGGACTGGATTATCCCGGCATAGGCCCTATGCACGCACATCTCTACGAATCGGGCAGGGCGGAGTTCCTGTCGGCCACCGATGACGAAGCGCTGGCTGCCGGCTACGAACTGAGCCGGCTGGAAGGAATCATTCCTGCCATGGAATCGGCCCACGCGCTCGCGAAACTGAAAGACCTGCCGCTGAATACAGATGATGTAGTAGTGGTGTGCCTTTCAGGCCGTGGAGATAAAGATCTCAGTACCTATATCCGTCACATGGAAAAATAA
- a CDS encoding phosphoribosylanthranilate isomerase, whose translation MRIKVCGITRVNDLKGLVENGVDYAGFIFYERSPRFAGNKIDARSVRETTGIIKVGVFVNAPQELIRRTVADYALDYVQLHGDETPEFCAEIKTFVPVIKAFRIGANVNWQEMLAPYVPVTDYFLFDTASEKGYGGTGERFNWELLNGYPFDHPFFLSGGIGPDQAAMLRELELPAIFAVDVNSKFEDKPGVKNLGLVENFVKQIHSSIINK comes from the coding sequence ATGCGTATCAAGGTTTGCGGCATTACCCGGGTAAATGATCTGAAAGGCCTCGTGGAAAACGGAGTAGACTACGCCGGCTTTATCTTTTATGAAAGATCTCCCCGCTTTGCCGGCAATAAAATCGATGCCAGGTCGGTAAGGGAAACTACGGGTATTATCAAAGTGGGTGTGTTCGTGAATGCGCCGCAGGAGCTTATTCGTCGTACGGTGGCAGACTATGCGCTGGACTATGTGCAGCTGCATGGCGATGAAACACCGGAGTTCTGCGCAGAAATAAAAACCTTCGTACCGGTTATCAAAGCATTTCGTATAGGCGCCAACGTTAATTGGCAGGAAATGCTGGCCCCCTATGTTCCCGTTACCGATTATTTCCTTTTCGATACGGCATCGGAGAAGGGCTATGGCGGTACCGGTGAGCGTTTTAACTGGGAATTACTGAATGGTTATCCATTTGATCATCCCTTTTTCCTGAGCGGTGGCATTGGTCCTGATCAGGCTGCAATGCTCCGTGAGTTGGAACTGCCGGCAATATTTGCAGTAGATGTGAACAGTAAGTTTGAAGATAAGCCCGGGGTGAAGAACCTCGGACTGGTAGAAAATTTCGTGAAACAAATTCATTCATCAATCATTAATAAATAA